In Campylobacter massiliensis, the DNA window CAAATTTGCGATCAAATTCGTAATGCGCGCGAGCATAAAATCGGCCGTGATGAAGGCGTCGGGCAGGATAAATCGCTCGACCGAGCTGTGGCTGATGTCGCGTTCGTGCCAGAGCGCGACGTTTTCAAGCGCAGGCGTCACGTATGAGCGCAGCATCCTGCAAAGGCCGGTGATATTTTCGCTAAGCACGGGATTGCGCTTGTGCGGCATCGCGCTGGAACCCTTTTGACCGGGGCTAAAGTACTCCTCGGCCTCGTAAACTTCCGTCCTTTGGAAGTGGCGCACGGCGACGGCGATCTTTTCGCAGGTGGCGGCTAGGACGGCGATCGCGCTGATGACGTGGGCGTAGCGGTCGCGCTGGATGACCTGGTTTGACGCTGGGGCTGGCTTTAGGCCGAGCTCGGCGCAGGTTAGCTCCTCAAACTCGAGCGGAGCGTGAGCGAAATTCCCCATCGCGCCGCTTAATTTGCCGTAGGCGGCGACCTCTTTGGCATCTTGTAGCAACTTTAGCGCGCGCGCCACCTCGTCATACCACACCGCGAGCACGAGTCCGAATGTGATCGGCTCGCCGTGGATGCCGTGGCTGCGGCCGACCATCATCGTGTTTTTGTGTTCCTGCGCTCTGGTTTTGATCGCGCTCATTAGGCCTTTTACGTCCTCTATGATGAGCTCCATGCTGCTTTTGATCTGAAGCGCGACGGCGGTGTCGATGCAATCCGAGCTAGTCATACCGTAGTGCACGAAGCGGCTCTCATCGCCCAGGCTCTCGCTCACGCTCGTTAGAAACGCGATCACGTCGTGCTTAGTCGTCTTTTCTATCTCGTCGATACGCGCCACGTCAAAATTTGCGTTTTTGCAAATTTTCTCGCAGTCCGCATCGCTGATGAAGCCTAGCTTATTCCATGCCTTGACCGCAGCCTTTTCGACCTCAAGCCATGCGCCGTATTTTGCCTGCATATCCCACTTTTGCGCCATCTGTTCGCGCGAATATCTCTCTACCATCTCTTTAGCCTTTTTTATGCGAATTTTTGTATAATTTTTTAAGGAAAGATTATATAAAAACTGGGCTGAAAAGGCGGTTAGTATCCGCTAAATTTGCCCTTAAATTTTAGATTTAAAGAGTGAAAATTGCCTTATATTCATAAATTTATCGCGTATGCCCAAGGGCAAAAAGCGTATGAAATTTTGCTGCAAAACGGCTATAAAATGCGCGAAGCTCAGTGCCTAATCGACAAAGGCCGACTTATCTGCGACGGCGCGGTCGTCGGTGAAAAAAATACCTTGCTAAGCGGCGAAATTTGCCTGATAGAGTACGAGACGAATCCGCGCGGGCTAAAGCCGATTTTTGAGTGCGATAAATTTGCGGTTTTTGATAAACCTAGCGGCGTGCTCAGTCACCCAAACGGCAGACACTGCGAGTACTCGTTAAATGACGAAATTTGGTCGCTCTACGGCCGAGAGGCGTCGGTTGCGCACCGTCTAGACTGCGAAACAAGCGGACTCATCGTCGTAGGCAAAGACAAAAATGCGGTCGTAAATTTGAAAAAACTTTTTGAAAACAGACAGGTTTATAAAAGCTACGTCGCACTCGCGCACGGAAAGATAAGCGAAAATTTGCGTATCGAAGCAAATATGGATCTGGCAAACGACTACGACGACGTAAAAATGCGAATGCGAATTTGCGAGGATGGCAAAAGCGCTGTGACGGAGATTTCTCCGATAGAGTATTTTGCCGATATCGATGCGACTCTGGTGCGAGCCGTACCGCTCACGGGCAGACAGCATCAAATTCGTTTGCATTTGTTCCACGTGGAACATAAGATTTTGGGCGAACCGCTATATGGTCTAACGCGACCGCAAATCGAGAAAATTTTAGATAAAGAGATGAGCGAAAGCGAGCGAATTTTAACGACCGGCGCTCCGAGGTTGCTGCTGCATTCGGATGAAATTAGTTTTAAATTTGACGGCGTAGAGTACAAAATAAAATCCAAATTTGACGCTAGAAACGAGTTTTATAGCCTCGTAAAATCAAAATAAAAGATAAGCAATGAAGTTAGATATCGAGCAGTTAAAATCAGAATTTGAAAGCAGACTAAATGCGCAAAACTGGTTTAAAAGCGTTGGCAAACACTCGCTAGATGCCGATGAAATTTCCACTCCGTTTCGCGTTAAATTTGCAAAATTTGAGCAGCTATCAAGGCTACTAAAATCAAACGAGTGGAACGATATCGACCTTGATATATTTCCCGAAATTTGTCGTTTTAGCGATCAAATTTTACGGCAATACTCGCTGATGGATGAGCTCGCAGGCGCGGCTAGGGAGATTTTATCGGTTAAAAAAGATCGTTTTATTAAGGATATCCGGACGAACGGCTTGCCGACCGAAACTTATGATTATTCGGTGTTTCTGATTGTTCTGCGTGCATTTCAAGAGTACGGCATACGTAAAATTTGTCCGAATTTCCGCATTGACTTCAATACAAATTTGATAAAAATATTAAATTTAGGCTACCTTCCTTGCGGTTGGAAGCATAATGTACCAAAGCTTCGGAAGGCTTATAATCCGATTACATTTGTGGGCGATAGCGTAAAGCGGCAGGATAAATTTAGCTACGGTGACGGAGTGTTGTATGTTTATTAAAAAATAAAATTTAATTGCAACTAATAAAATCTAGGGTTTTACTTTAGCGCTATTGTGTTATAAATTTTCTACTGATTTGCCTTATAGTTTGAAAATAATCTCCGAATTTTTCTTCTACTTTTTTGAAATTTTTTATCTTATACGCATCTTTTTTATCGCGATGACAGAGCATCAAATAGGTCGTAAAGTGTAAAATATCTAAAATTTCGGCACGCAAATTTTTATCTTCTATCTCGGTTTCTAGGCAGATTTTTAGAATTTTCTTAAAAATTTTCTTATCAAAATAGCAAAAATCATAGAGTAAAACGAAAAACGAGTTGTCGTTATTTCTGTCTATTTGCTCTCTTAAAAATGCTATTTCATCGGTTGGATTTGTCATAAAAAACCGTCTTTATGATTAGACCGAGCCCTATAAAAACCACGATGCAGACGAAAACTATCTGGGATATATCAAGTAGAGTCATTTTGCCGTCTTGGCTATCGTTTTGCCGCTTGTTTGATTGTCGCGCTCTTTTAGCTGACCGCACGCCGCGCTGATGTCCAGGCCCTTGCTTTGCCTGATAGTGCAGGTCACGCCGTGATCGCGTAGGTACGTCTGAAATGCCTCCATATCGGCCGTGTTCGGGCGTCCGTATTCGCTGCCTTCGTGCGGGTTAAAGTAGATCAAATTTACCTTTGCTTTGATGCCGTGTAACAGCGAAACGAGCTTTTTAGCGTCTTTTATACCGTCGTTCATGTCTTTTATGACGAGATACTCAAACATCACTCGCTTACGCATATCGATCGGAAAGCCCCTCACTGCCTCCATAACGGATTCGATTTTGTAGGCGTTATTTATCGGCATTAGTTTGCTGCGTAGCTCGTTAGTAACGGCGTGCAAAGATATCGCTAACAGCACGCCCAGATCCATCTCGCCGAGCTTTTTTATCTGGCTGCCTAACCCGCTCGTGCTAACGGTTTGGCGGCGCGGAGCGATAGCTAACCCATCGTTTTCTTTTAAAATTTTTATAGCTTTACTAACGTTTTCTAGGTTATCTAGCGGCTCGCCCATACCCATATATACGACGTTTACGCGGCGTTCATAGGGGATTTTATTTTCTCTTTTTATCCACAAAATTTGCCCCACTATTTCGCCCGGCGTTAGGTTTCTCGTTAGTCCGCTCTTGCCCGTCAGGCAAAACGAACAGCCCATGCGGCAGCCTACCTGCGAACTAACGCAGATCGTATAACGAGCGTGACGCGCCACCTCGCCGTTTTCATCGCTGAGCTCCTCCTTCATCGGCAGCAGCACGCTTTCTATCCGTAGTCCGTCTTTGAGCTCAAAAAGATATTTGATCGAGCCGTCGCTGCTCTGCTCAAATTTAACGCATTTTAGTGGGTCGAGGTAAAACTCCTGCGCCAAATTTGCGCGCAGATCCTTTGGCAAATTTAGCATCTCGTCAAAACTCGTCGCGTTTTTCTTGTATAGCCACTCGAAAATTTGCTTCGCGCGAAACGGCGGCGATAGCTGTTCTTTTAGCTCGTCTAACGTAAAATCAAGCAAATTTTTCAAATGATTTCCTTTTGTTTTAGGTAGTTTTCGAGCTCTTTTTTGGCTTGCTCGTGGTTTTTTATAAAATCAACATGTGCGTTTTTGTCGCAAAAATTCGTCGCTACAAATATGCCGTAAGCCGGGATTTGAAATTTTTGCGCGACTTTAAGAACGGCAAAAAATTCCATATTTTCTAAAAAATATCCGCGATCGAAAAGCTTGTGAGCCAAATTTTGGTCGGTCGTGATGAAATTTGATGAATTAACCTTGCATGTTCCACGTGGAACAATAGAAGCGATTTCACTTTCTATCGGCGAATAGCTCTTGTTTTCTAGGCTTGAAATTTCGATATTTGCCACAGACGAGCTCTCGTAAATTTCAAAAATTTCACCTTCCTTGTAAAGTCCTGCCGAGCCTATAAAAATGATTTCTCTCGGCAGTGCGTTTAAAATTTTATCCGGATTTTGCGAAGTTTTCGCGCTTTGCAAAATAGGCGAATCAATCAAATTTAGCCTCTCGTCAAGCTGCCGATTAGCTGTCAAATTTTGCTCGTATCTACCGCAACCATCAACCATAGCTCGCTTTTGTAAAAGCGCTGTCAAATTTATGCTCATATCCACTAGCCCGACGCCCATAGGTAGCGCGAATGGAAATATCTCGTTTCGTCCCGCTGAGATAATCACGCCCTGCCCTTTTGCGCGCTAAATTTGAGCTCAAATTTCACAGTCTGACCTCGATGCCGTTTTGTCTGAGGTATGTTTTAAGTGCCTTTATCTCGATCTCTCTAAAGTGAAAGATCGATGCCGCTAGGCATGCGTCTGCGCCCGCTAAAAATGCGTCCTTAAAGTGCTCCATTTTGCCCGCGCCGCCGCTTGCGATGACGGGGATATCAAGCGCGCTAAAAATACTCGTCAAATTTAACTCAAAGCCGTTTTTAACGCCGTCGCAATCCATCGACGTGAGTAAAATTTCGCCCGCACCGCGCTCTTGCGCCTCTTTTGCCCAAGCAAGTGCATCCCTGCCGGTATCTAGCCTGCCACCGTTTATAAAAACGCTATAACCATCACCCGTCCTCTTCGCGTCGATTGCGACTACGACGCACTGCGAGCCGAATTTATTCGCCGCTTCGTCTATCAAATTCGGATTTTTTATCGCAGCTGAGTTGAGGCTGATTTTGTCGCAGCCGACGTTTAGCAGGCGCGAGATATCGTCGATCGTGCGTATGCCGCCGCCCACGGTCAGCGGGATAAAAAGCTCGCGCGCGACCCGCTCTACGACGTCCACGATCGTATCGCGCTCAAGGTGCGACGCCGTGATATCGAGGAAGCACAGCTCGTCCACGCCCTCCTCGTTGTAGCGTTTGGCTATCTCGACCGGATCGCCCGCATCCACGAGACCTACGAAATTTACGCCCTTTACCACGCGTCCGTCTTTGACGTCTAGGCATGGGATTATGCGTTTTGCAAAATGATTCATCACTATTCTTTAGCTAAAATTTGGCTT includes these proteins:
- the purB gene encoding adenylosuccinate lyase, producing the protein MVERYSREQMAQKWDMQAKYGAWLEVEKAAVKAWNKLGFISDADCEKICKNANFDVARIDEIEKTTKHDVIAFLTSVSESLGDESRFVHYGMTSSDCIDTAVALQIKSSMELIIEDVKGLMSAIKTRAQEHKNTMMVGRSHGIHGEPITFGLVLAVWYDEVARALKLLQDAKEVAAYGKLSGAMGNFAHAPLEFEELTCAELGLKPAPASNQVIQRDRYAHVISAIAVLAATCEKIAVAVRHFQRTEVYEAEEYFSPGQKGSSAMPHKRNPVLSENITGLCRMLRSYVTPALENVALWHERDISHSSVERFILPDAFITADFMLARITNLIANLVVYPENMMKNLNLTGGLVFSQRVLLQLPQRGISREDAYKIVQRNAMKVWADLQEGKKAINENGESLFLQNLLADEELRASLGEAEIKECFDYAYYARHVDGIFKRVFGK
- a CDS encoding pseudouridine synthase family protein; protein product: MPYIHKFIAYAQGQKAYEILLQNGYKMREAQCLIDKGRLICDGAVVGEKNTLLSGEICLIEYETNPRGLKPIFECDKFAVFDKPSGVLSHPNGRHCEYSLNDEIWSLYGREASVAHRLDCETSGLIVVGKDKNAVVNLKKLFENRQVYKSYVALAHGKISENLRIEANMDLANDYDDVKMRMRICEDGKSAVTEISPIEYFADIDATLVRAVPLTGRQHQIRLHLFHVEHKILGEPLYGLTRPQIEKILDKEMSESERILTTGAPRLLLHSDEISFKFDGVEYKIKSKFDARNEFYSLVKSK
- the rlmN gene encoding 23S rRNA (adenine(2503)-C(2))-methyltransferase RlmN, whose amino-acid sequence is MKNLLDFTLDELKEQLSPPFRAKQIFEWLYKKNATSFDEMLNLPKDLRANLAQEFYLDPLKCVKFEQSSDGSIKYLFELKDGLRIESVLLPMKEELSDENGEVARHARYTICVSSQVGCRMGCSFCLTGKSGLTRNLTPGEIVGQILWIKRENKIPYERRVNVVYMGMGEPLDNLENVSKAIKILKENDGLAIAPRRQTVSTSGLGSQIKKLGEMDLGVLLAISLHAVTNELRSKLMPINNAYKIESVMEAVRGFPIDMRKRVMFEYLVIKDMNDGIKDAKKLVSLLHGIKAKVNLIYFNPHEGSEYGRPNTADMEAFQTYLRDHGVTCTIRQSKGLDISAACGQLKERDNQTSGKTIAKTAK
- a CDS encoding purine-nucleoside phosphorylase; this encodes MIISAGRNEIFPFALPMGVGLVDMSINLTALLQKRAMVDGCGRYEQNLTANRQLDERLNLIDSPILQSAKTSQNPDKILNALPREIIFIGSAGLYKEGEIFEIYESSSVANIEISSLENKSYSPIESEIASIVPRGTCKVNSSNFITTDQNLAHKLFDRGYFLENMEFFAVLKVAQKFQIPAYGIFVATNFCDKNAHVDFIKNHEQAKKELENYLKQKEII
- the hisF gene encoding imidazole glycerol phosphate synthase subunit HisF, whose product is MNHFAKRIIPCLDVKDGRVVKGVNFVGLVDAGDPVEIAKRYNEEGVDELCFLDITASHLERDTIVDVVERVARELFIPLTVGGGIRTIDDISRLLNVGCDKISLNSAAIKNPNLIDEAANKFGSQCVVVAIDAKRTGDGYSVFINGGRLDTGRDALAWAKEAQERGAGEILLTSMDCDGVKNGFELNLTSIFSALDIPVIASGGAGKMEHFKDAFLAGADACLAASIFHFREIEIKALKTYLRQNGIEVRL